AGCACTATAAAAACATTGATTGATTGATTGATTGATTATTACCTCAAATCATGCAAATACAACAACAGGATGTAGCCAAAGCCTTTGTTGATAATGCACATTTTCTACTCTTCAGCACTCGCGCAATTAAAATGCCAACGTGGTAACGTTGTCGTTTAATAGAATTAACCTCGCAACTTCTTGGCATTGAAGAATCTTTTAACAATTGCCTAGCTAACTAGTTTTGATTAGTTGCTGCCAGGTATATAACTATATATGCTGATCTGAACTCTGAAGCTTGTTTCTTGCTAGCTCTTACTTCTTGAATCACCGGGCAACTTGTTTACCTCTCGTACGTCTATGCAGCTTGTTTTTTTGAGGTAATCACTTTTTAACCCTTGCAGAGTTGTAGGATCCCGCTAATTAGTTCATCAAGTCGTCTCTTATATTAAAGTATGTACGGTATCTGCATGCACATATGAATACGTTTGCTGCAGGTCATGGATATGGCTGCTCCTGATCTGCTCCCACAACAAAAATATGATGTCTTTCTTAGTTTTAGAGGTGAGGACACCCGCCAAGCATTTACCAGCCATCTCTATGATGCTTTACAAAGGAAGAAAATCCGCACCTTCATAGATGATAAACTTGAGAGAGGAGATTCAATTGAACCTTCCCTAGTGAAAGAAATCAAGCAGTCGAAGCTTTCTGTTATCATTTTCTCAGAAAACTATGCTTTTTCGCGATGGTGCTTAGATGAACTTTGGCATATACTAGATTGCAAGGAAAGAAATGGACAGTTTGTTATACCGGTTTTTCACAACATAGATCCATCACATGTACGAAAACAGCAGGGAAGCTATAAAGATGCATTTGCTTATCTTTCCGGACGTTTTGAAGACAACAAGGTAAGCATGTGGAGGCAAGCTGTGACAACAACAGCCAATCTATCCGGGTTTACTTCACAAGATATCAGGTAATTTGGTACTTTCATTTTTTATCAGCTTCTATCGATGGAGATGATCATTAGTAATTAATTAGTTAGAACGTATGTTACTCACTATTATTTTCTTCATATAGGCCCGAGTCTAAATTAGTTGAGACTATTGTCAATGACATCTCGAAGAAGTTGAGTCGTTACTCGTCAATTGACTTAAAAGGATACGTTGGACTTGAACCTCACATTCAACAGATTGAATCATTGTTATGCATGCACAATCAAGATGTTCACTTTCGTACAATAGGTATTTGGGGTATGGGTGGTATTGGGAAGACCATCATTGCTGATGCTGTATTTCAAAAATTCTCTACTCAATTTCATGCTTGTTCATTTCTTCCGAAGGTTACTGAAAAATCAGAGAAAGATGGATTAGATCATTTACGAAACAAACTTCTGTGTGACTTGTTAGATGAAAAGAATGTAACTATAGACACTCCATCTATAGGATCAGTTGTTGTTAAAGACAGACTTTCTCGTACCAGGGTCCTTATTGTTCTTGATGATGTGAGTGAGTCAAGACATTTAGACTTTTTACCTGGAGATCAAGTTCAGTTTGGTGCTGGAAGTAGAGTCATTATAACAACTAGAAATAGGTGCATACTGAAGGAAATGGTGGATGATGATCATGTTTACAGGGTGATGAAACTAGATAGTCCTGATGATCTGAAGCTCTTTCAATTGAAAGCTTTCAAAGAAAACTCTTCTAGAGAAGCTTATTCAGACTTGTCCAGAGAGGTGGTAGATTATGCTAAAGGCATCCCATTAGTTCTTACAGTTTTGGGTTCTACATTCCGTCATTGCAATAGCATAGAAGAATGGGGAGATGAATTGAAAAAGTTGAAGAAATTTCCCAACAAAACAATCCATGATGTGTTGAGACTAAGTTATAATCGACTAGAAGATAATGAGAAGGGAATATTTCTTGATATTGCATGTTATCTCAAAGGGGAAAATATTTGTGACGCAAAAAGAATTTTAGAGATACATGGGTTCTGTGCATCACGCGGAATTTCACTTCTGATATATATGTCTCTTATATCAATTTCAAAAGACAACCGCTTAGAGATGCATGATTTGGTGCAAGCAATGGGTTGGTTAATTGTTCGTGAACAATGTATAGAAGAGCCTGGAAATCGCAGTAGATTGCGGAATGAAGATGCTTATCGAGTACTGAAAAATAATACTGTAAGATCCATATTTCACTGACGTCCTTAGGAATTTGTGCTGTAAATGTTCATTTTTGTATTCTAAATTTTTTTTCGATGAAGTTTTTGTATTCTAAATTCTGATCATTTGAGTAGAGTTTCTTCTATATAGGGCTCGCTCATTTATATTTTAACCTTGATTCTCAGGGAACTGCAAAAGTTGAAGCTATGTTCCTGGAAATGTCTAGCATTCCAGAGCTACAGTTGAGTCCTGCAGCCTTCAGAGATATGTATAACCTGAAGTTGCTAAAAATTTGGGCATCAGAAAAAAATTCATCATGGAGAAATATGAATACAGAAGAGCAGCAACTGGTCTCATTTCCTTTGCTTCATGGGGCCAAACGACTGCTGTCTTTCTTTGCCAAATCAAAAAATTGTAGTTACTTATTGCAAGAGTCGCACAATTTTCTTCGCAGTTTCATTGGAACGAAAAGTCTGGAAAACTTGGATGGTGGCTCTCAAAACAGCTCACGTAGCCTAGTGGACCTGCTTCCTGAAGGTCTCGAGTCTCTTCCGGAACTTGGATATCTCCAGTGGGATGGATACCCTTGGAAATCTTTGCCTTCAAAATTTTCTCCAATCAACCTTGTTGAGCTTAATATGCCTGGTAGTGCAGTTGAGCGACTTTGGAATAAGGGCCAGGTACGTTTACTTGTATATAACTATAGAAGTATATATAAATTGTAGCTAGTATTAATCTTTCTCGCGTCGGTTTTTATTCGTTGCAGAATCTTGAAAACTTGAAAAGGATGAATCTTAGATACTGCAAACACTTGATTGAAGTTCCAGATCTCTCTCGTTGTCTCAATATTGAGACGGTAGATCTTCTTCATTGTGAAAGTTTGGATGAACTTCCTTCTTATTTCAAAACTCTTGACAAGCTTACTCATCTGAATTTAGGCTGGTGTTCACAGCTTAAAACTCTTCCTGAGATACCATGCAATGTGTCATACTTGCGTTTATCTGGGACTGCAATACAGGATATACCAACATCGATTTGGTCTCACAAAAAACTTGATCTATTAGGTCTTAGTTATTGTAAGAACCTTAAGAATCTCACAAGCACTGCTTGGAAGCTGAATTTGCATGGTGGTGATCAACATCGAATTGGGCCACGGGAATTACACTTGTTTGAATGCAAAAACCTTGATTCTCTCCCAGATAGTATCTATTGTTTAAACCGTCTGGAAAAGCTCAATCTCATAAGCTGTAAGCAACTGAAAAGATTGCCTCCCCTCTCAGTTGGTTCGTGCTCTTTGACCAGTATAAACCTCAGTGGCTGCAATCTATTAGAAGTTCCTGATGGTCTCATTGGCCTATCATCGTTACAAGATATACATCTCAGCGGAACTCTGATTGAGAGCATACCTGAAAACATCAAACATGCTTGTCGTCTGCGCAAGCTGCACTTGAAAAATTGCAAGAAGCTTCAATCTATACCGGAGCTCCCATTGCTCTTAAGAGTTGTGGATGCAGATAACTGCACGTCATTGAAGACCGTGGCAAGGTCTACACTTAAGCCACAGCGGTGGGATCATCAAGATGTTGGAGGTCTTAATCACTGTCCTGTTCAGGAGAGACTTGTGTTCTCTAATTGCTTCGAATTGGATGAGAGTTCAAGGAGCAGCATAATGAGTGATGCAGTGCTCAGAATTAGGCGATTGTCATCATTGTGCGATGGTGTATGTGTCTCTCTCTCAAGCGTGCACAAACATTTAACACTTATTTGAATCAAGTAGCTATGTCATATCTGCATTTTATGGAACAGTTGCTAATAATTATTTTTTATGACTTAATTTCGTTACAGGCTGATAGCAAGATACAAAAACTCATCGTCATATCAGCAGGAAATGTAATTCCAGACTGGTTCAGCTATCAAGCTGAGGGATGTCAAATAGATGTCAAGTTTCCTCCACATTGGTTCGATACAGCGAACTTCTTGGGTTTTGCTGTATCTGTTGTGTTTGGACTTAACAACTTTGATGATGATGATAATGGCTTTTCCATGACATGTAAGTGTAGTTTTAAGACCTGCCATGGTGACGACTATGAATACAGTTACAAACTCCCATGGGTTCAATGTACAATACCAGAAAGTGTCCAGTCAGATCAGGTGTTGGCACTCTTCAACAAGGACACATTTTGGCTTGAAGGAAACAAACGCAGAAGTACCCCCATTCCTTTGGACAAGGTAACTGAGGCGTCTTTTCACTTCTACCAAGAAGCAACTTCTTACGAAAATTTGGAGAAACTGAAGGTCAAGAAGTGTGGGATCCAAATGTTGTATAGCCATGTATGATTCTGTTGATACCAGTTCACGACAACTTGGCTTTGATTGGTTTTTTTTTTTTTTTCTTAATCTGTCAAAACAATTCTAGATATTGTTTATACTTTTCTACACAGAAAATATAAAGGACACATCTCTCTCTACATGTTCTTACTTCTTAGTTCTTCCTGATGTCAAAACTGTGTCTATTCCACCACCATAAGACCAGGGGTTCATTGAAAGATCAAGGAAAAAGCCTAAACAGAAATCCTCAAATTTGAAGTATGAAATTAAACTCATGTAACTAAAGCCAAATGGGTATGGGATACAAACCTTATTCCTAGACAAAAGTTTCCTGCCCCCGTTGCTAGCACAGTTTAGCACATGTTCCATCTTCTTAGTTGTATGTATTACATGAAAAATTCTGCTATACGGTTCGGTATAGAATATCTTGCAAATTTCATGACCGAAAATTCAACCAACCACCACTCTTTTGCTGGACAGCTTCTTTAGTCATAAGGCATGTTATACCGTTCGGAATAGCAGACAAACCAGTATCACATACCCATCTCACACAATCCCCTATCAAAAATACTCGTCTACAAAACTTACTCTTGCTTTTTTTTCTTTTTTTTTTAACTCAGTGTTGCCTCGTCATCTTCTTAACGGAGCTGTCACAAAAATTAGACTGAAGTATGTCGTCAAAACTATCAGTATAGGACATAGAGTTGTACGAAGCCCTTCTGATGAGGACCCTTAAGTTGAGGACTTCTTGAGGAATTTTCGGCTTATCTCACCTTTTGATCTCATATCCACATCTTGATCGTTCAGTTTATAGGTATTTATGAGTAGATCATTTCTCCAAACTTTCAGCTATATTGAAAATTGTTAAGGCATTCATAAGTGTGATTTATCAATTATGAACTTGAACGGTTCATATTGGACAGATTTGGTTCGTCCATTAATTTGATCTAGTTTGTTATCTTAACAAACACCAACTTGGCTGAAAATTTGTAGAAATGATATACTCATATAAACTTAAAAACTGAACGGATGAGATGTCAAAATGTGATCGAAAAATGAGTTTTTTAAACCATAAACTCAAAAGTTCTCAACTGAAGAGTCCTCGTTAGAATAGCTCCGTAGAATTGTAAAGGTAGACATCTAACTTGTAAAACTATTTATCACGTGCGTACTGCGTGCCTCAAAAGATGTAAAGAGACTAGAGAGAGACGGATCGATAGACACAGACGCGAGAGGAGAAGAAAGAGTGGAAGATGGCTACCGCAGACGACGTCGCAGGGGGCGGTTCATCGGCACCAAAGATAGTGTGGAACGAAGCCAAGCATAGGTTCGAGTCAGAGGACAAGAAAGCCTACATAGACTACGTTCTCAGAGAAAATGGAAAAGTGATGGACTTGGTTCACACCTATGTCCCATCCTCCAAGAGAGGCTTGGGCTTGGCCTCCCATCTCTGCGTTGCTGCCTTCAACCACGCCAAAGCCAACTCCATCTCTGTCATCCCCACCTGTTCTTACGTCTCTGTAAGTAACAAGCCACTTCCCCTTTCTGGGTTTCTCTGAAATTCTCTGTTGTGTGGCATCAACATGGTTTTACAGGGTTGTTGATGATATTGGCACCTCTAGAAATGATTGTATTCATTCGGTTAATTGGGTACTGAGATTCTTGTACTTCATAGCTATTGGCATTTACAATCTTCTTGGAGAAATGAGATAGATTTAGCTCTAAGCCTCTAATCAGTTGTTACTTGTTGGTTTGTTGCATATAGCAATAGATAATGGTAATCAATCAGATGTGAGGTTTGGTGATACTAGAGCAATTCATTGTTAGGTATCTAAGATCAATGGAATTATGGAAGTAGGAAGTTTGAGGAACTTGGGTTAAAGGTTTGAACTTTGAAATCAATAGGATGGGATGGACATTTAAAACCTATTGTGAGTTTGTCATATTCTTGGCTTCATACTTCCTTAGCTCCTACCCTGTTTTGGGTTGTGACATTTTACTGTATTTTATGTTGGCAGGACACTTTCCTCCCGAAGAACCCTTCTTGGAATTCTCTGCTGTACTCCCCTGAGACCAAGTCTAGCATATAGAATTAGAAGCAACTTTTGTGTAATAAACAACTGTACTTCTAGTGAGGAATCACCGAGATGTTTGTAAGCTTGAATAGGGAAAACCTTTCTCTGCTCCTCTGTTTTATATGTGATGCTTGTTCAAGGCAACAGAAATAAACGTAGAAAAGATCTTGGTTTTCTTATCTCCCTGTTTGGAACTTGGTGTTGATCAAGTATGATGATAAGAGCATATCCACAGTCTATGCACTTGAAACAAAATCAAGTTGAATGTATAATTTACAAATACTTGACTTATTTATTAAATACATTATTTTATCAACAGATTACAAGTATAACACAGTTCATATTCAACATTCTTTTTTGGTACATACAAATGAAGCAAACAACGAATACCAGAAGCATATAACCAGAGCGCACTGATAAAATGTCACATGGCTTCAAGTCAACATTGTAGAAACAAATAAACTAAAGAGAATGAAGGATTCTGGTAAAGCTCAAGACTAAAATACTGTGTATGTACAAAGGAAGATACTCTTTTAAGGTATCAGCCGGGCACAAAATAGTCCATCTTCTCCACAGGTAGATTCAGAAATGATGTATCCACCTACACCACATAGAAAAGTTAAGAAAAAATGACAACCTACGATGCCAGCAGGTATTTGCTTCAGAGTGAGGGATCAATAAAAAGCTTTTCTTGACAAGAACGAAAGAAATGTGCTGCATTCCTATTTACTTGCTTGAAATTGATTTACCAATTGATAAGGAACACTGAACAGCTTAAATGAAATCATGTGATATAGATACTTAATGGCCAAAGTGATAGACAGAAAATGTACCTCTTCAAATGGAATGAAAACAAAAGGTGTTAGACCCCTCTTGTGTGAGACAGCTGGCACATCTGGGTTGTGAGTCTCATCATCCTGCCATCCTTCAACCATCCCGAGGATATCCTCATCAGGGCCACGGATCTCATTATCGTTAATACCACTTGTAACAAGTGACAGTAAATCCATACGATTGTTTGCCCCTGTTACTGTTCCTCTCAACCTGTAGGGGCCGATGGGAAGGGAAAAAAAATTACTTTCAAGTAGAAACAAGACAGAAAAACAGACAACTGCATCAAAGCACAGGTCAAGACATTTCAAACCCTTATCTATATAGAAATTCCCCTTCTTCCACTTGAACAGAATCTTTGCAATATGACAAGTGTATTTCTATTTGATCAGTTTCTCTTCTTCCCACTAGAATTAGTTGCATAACTGACTCCATATCACATTGCAAAATGAGGAAACAATTGTAGCTTGAATCAGCACTTCAACTATTTACATGCTACCATTCCACAAAATACCATCTTAAAATCTTAATGAAGTTCAGCCCAAGTGAGCTGTTGTAGTACCTTAGGCGGATTCTCAACACTGTCGGACGCCTTCCTGGATACAAAACTGCAGCTTCAACCTGCAACGGAGTAATATATCTTATATCAAATGCAAATTAAGTCAAGGGAACATTAGAGAGCTGTGATTAAAAGCATCCAACAGACATCAATAGCCGATGGAGAAAATTCAATGTTAGATGAGCAAATTCTGAACTTGTAAAAATTGGCCATAAGGGAGAAAGATAAACTGTGACCTTATCATCTGACAATGTGTAATGGCCACTGAAAACAGAGTCTGTCTTGGCTGCACGGATGTTCATAATTTTTGCCACATCCTTTACTTTTAGAGATGAATTCTGACATGCAGGAAGACGGATAAATAGTGACAATCAGAAAACAGAAAACTATTGTTGATGTACTCAGAATTACTATTTAAACTTTCATCAATTACCACCTTATAAAGAAATCTGCCAGAAGGATAGAATCTGATGTAGCGATAGTAGCAGACCTGCAAAACCAGAACAGATTGATTGACCACAAACTACAGGGGAAAGGAAAAGAAAAGAAAAGAAACCTCATATGGACTAATTTGCAACTTTTTTCTGTTTTTTTCTCCTTTTTTCCTTTAAAAAAGCCTTGAGAAGCAAGGGAAATTTATTAAAAGAAACAAAAAGAGAGTAGAGGATGTGTAAGGGTGGGGGGCAGATGAAACTACAACATATAAGAAAGAAAGCAGCACAAGGATAAGGCACTAGTCACCAAGGACAAAGCTAAAAGGCAGTTAAACTCCCGACTGGATTACAGATACAACCAAATAGGAGTAATTTTCAAGGATCTCATGAGAATCAGCCTTTACCAGGTACTGAGGTTTGATTTATCAGGGAAGAAAAGAAGTAAATTATTTCCAGGCAATAGGCACAATGGACCTACAATATACCCAAAACCAAGAAGTACCTTCTATCATAATAATTTAAAACAAGTAGGTAGTGCTTCACTTCTTGGTTTTGGGACCTCCAGTTATCTTCATATATACATCAGTAGTTCAAAATATGCACACACAGGAGTAACTTTGCGTTAGAGACCTTCCAGTAAAGGGAAAAGAAGAATCCC
The window above is part of the Fragaria vesca subsp. vesca linkage group LG2, FraVesHawaii_1.0, whole genome shotgun sequence genome. Proteins encoded here:
- the LOC101302527 gene encoding TMV resistance protein N-like, with translation MAAPDLLPQQKYDVFLSFRGEDTRQAFTSHLYDALQRKKIRTFIDDKLERGDSIEPSLVKEIKQSKLSVIIFSENYAFSRWCLDELWHILDCKERNGQFVIPVFHNIDPSHVRKQQGSYKDAFAYLSGRFEDNKVSMWRQAVTTTANLSGFTSQDIRPESKLVETIVNDISKKLSRYSSIDLKGYVGLEPHIQQIESLLCMHNQDVHFRTIGIWGMGGIGKTIIADAVFQKFSTQFHACSFLPKVTEKSEKDGLDHLRNKLLCDLLDEKNVTIDTPSIGSVVVKDRLSRTRVLIVLDDVSESRHLDFLPGDQVQFGAGSRVIITTRNRCILKEMVDDDHVYRVMKLDSPDDLKLFQLKAFKENSSREAYSDLSREVVDYAKGIPLVLTVLGSTFRHCNSIEEWGDELKKLKKFPNKTIHDVLRLSYNRLEDNEKGIFLDIACYLKGENICDAKRILEIHGFCASRGISLLIYMSLISISKDNRLEMHDLVQAMGWLIVREQCIEEPGNRSRLRNEDAYRVLKNNTGTAKVEAMFLEMSSIPELQLSPAAFRDMYNLKLLKIWASEKNSSWRNMNTEEQQLVSFPLLHGAKRLLSFFAKSKNCSYLLQESHNFLRSFIGTKSLENLDGGSQNSSRSLVDLLPEGLESLPELGYLQWDGYPWKSLPSKFSPINLVELNMPGSAVERLWNKGQNLENLKRMNLRYCKHLIEVPDLSRCLNIETVDLLHCESLDELPSYFKTLDKLTHLNLGWCSQLKTLPEIPCNVSYLRLSGTAIQDIPTSIWSHKKLDLLGLSYCKNLKNLTSTAWKLNLHGGDQHRIGPRELHLFECKNLDSLPDSIYCLNRLEKLNLISCKQLKRLPPLSVGSCSLTSINLSGCNLLEVPDGLIGLSSLQDIHLSGTLIESIPENIKHACRLRKLHLKNCKKLQSIPELPLLLRVVDADNCTSLKTVARSTLKPQRWDHQDVGGLNHCPVQERLVFSNCFELDESSRSSIMSDAVLRIRRLSSLCDGADSKIQKLIVISAGNVIPDWFSYQAEGCQIDVKFPPHWFDTANFLGFAVSVVFGLNNFDDDDNGFSMTCKCSFKTCHGDDYEYSYKLPWVQCTIPESVQSDQVLALFNKDTFWLEGNKRRSTPIPLDKVTEASFHFYQEATSYENLEKLKVKKCGIQMLYSHV
- the LOC101308732 gene encoding acetyltransferase At1g77540-like, with the translated sequence MATADDVAGGGSSAPKIVWNEAKHRFESEDKKAYIDYVLRENGKVMDLVHTYVPSSKRGLGLASHLCVAAFNHAKANSISVIPTCSYVSDTFLPKNPSWNSLLYSPETKSSI